The Aneurinibacillus migulanus genome contains the following window.
ATTACGTATTCCGCCCACATATCGCTTGGCGGCGCACCGATTAATATGTTTGGTACACATGAGCAGAAGCAGACATATTTAACTCCGCTGGCGCGAGGAGAGTATTTCGGCGCATTTGGACTGACTGAGCCGAATGCAGGTTCAGATGCGGGCGGTACGCGTACCACGGCTGTTAAAGAAGGCAATGAATGGGTCATTAACGGATCGAAGTGCTATATAACGAACGCCAGCTATGCAAAAGCACTCGCTCTGACGGCTGTAACTGATAAGAGTAAAGGCACGAGCGGCATTACCGCTTTTATTGTACCGACAGATGCGAAGGGATTTTCCGTTGTGTCTGACTACGAAAAGATGGGACTACATGCATCCAATACGACGCAGCTTTTCATGGAAGATGTTCATGTACCACATGAGAATATGCTTGGTTTAGAAGGAAGCGGCTTCAAACAATTCCTTGCCACATTAGACGGAGGCCGTATTGGAATTGGTGCCATGGCGGTGGGTATTGCACAGGGCGCCTATGAAAAGGCGCTTGCTTACGCGAATGAACGGACACAGTTCGGTCAGACATTATCCAAGTTCCAGGCTATCCAGTTTAAGCTGGCTGATATGGCGATGAATATTGAACTGGCACGTAATATGGTTCATAAGGCAGCATGGCTGAAGGATCAGGGACGCAAATTCTCGAAAGAAGCGGCTATGGCGAAGCTATTTGCTTCGGAGATGTGCATGCGTGTCTGCGATCAGGCGGTACAAATTCATGGTGGTAACGGTTATATGAAAGAGTACCAGGTAGAGCGCTTCTTCCGTGACGCTAAGCTTCTTGAAATCGGGGAAGGAACATCTGAAGTTTTGCGTATTGTTATTTCTCGTGAGATTGGCTGTAAATGAAAAATGATGTAAAATTCTGAATAAAGGGGCAAGGGGATATTCCCTTTGCTCTCTTGTTTCATTTCTTCTACATAATCTGAACTGAAGGAGGAATCAGAGTGAGTGAACCGGCAACGATAACAATAGGGGAGTTGTTGGATCAGACAACAGCCAAATTTCCAGAGAAAGAAGCGGTTATCTATCCAGAAGTGGGATTACGTTATACGTTTTCTGAATTTCAAGCAGTTTGCAATCAGGTAGCAAAAGGATTGATGTCCCTTGGTATTAAACCGGGCGAGCATATTGCTATCTGGGCAACGAATGTGCCAGAATGGGTCACAACCCAGTTTGCATCAGCGAAGATAGGAGCCGTGCTTGTTACCGTAAATACGAGCTATCGGGTTCATGAACTGGAGTATCTGCTTCGACAATCCGATTCGACAACATTTCTGTTAATCGATTCGTTCCGTGGCACAAGCTATACCGATATGCTGTACGAGATTTGTCCGGAATTGAAAGAATGCGAACCCGGACAGCTTAAGGCTAAGCGACTTCCTTGCTTGAAGAATGTAATTCTTATCGGTGATGAGCGCAAG
Protein-coding sequences here:
- a CDS encoding acyl-CoA dehydrogenase, translating into MNFTFTEEQQMIRNLIRDFAEGEVAPGADERDKTGEFPLEVFKKMAKLDLMGLPFPEEYGGGGADTISFAIVTEELSRVCASTGITYSAHISLGGAPINMFGTHEQKQTYLTPLARGEYFGAFGLTEPNAGSDAGGTRTTAVKEGNEWVINGSKCYITNASYAKALALTAVTDKSKGTSGITAFIVPTDAKGFSVVSDYEKMGLHASNTTQLFMEDVHVPHENMLGLEGSGFKQFLATLDGGRIGIGAMAVGIAQGAYEKALAYANERTQFGQTLSKFQAIQFKLADMAMNIELARNMVHKAAWLKDQGRKFSKEAAMAKLFASEMCMRVCDQAVQIHGGNGYMKEYQVERFFRDAKLLEIGEGTSEVLRIVISREIGCK